From Mucilaginibacter rubeus, a single genomic window includes:
- a CDS encoding family 16 glycosylhydrolase, with protein sequence MKLKHLLLSAIFLTASQVFAQKHAKTDTVFFEDFNKPTLNRSKWNVEVTGNTVNDEQQAYVDSAATIYMIDGKDEGATNGALVLKALYQPGFTSKEQRKYDFISGRINTRAKMEFTYGTASCRMKMASGAGLWPAFWALGNGKWPDCGEIDIMETVGDSSWVSHALHGPNYFGNTPLAKRVFFPAGIDVTQWHIYSVDWSPESLIFKVDGKVTYTVTKAMVEKYGRWAFDNKKFIILNFALGGGYPGGVNKVTKPYYGISESSVNKIKAGEAKTIVDWVLVTKTAN encoded by the coding sequence ATGAAATTAAAACATCTGCTACTATCAGCAATATTTTTAACAGCATCGCAAGTATTTGCGCAAAAGCATGCCAAAACCGATACTGTTTTCTTTGAAGACTTTAACAAACCTACCCTCAACCGGAGCAAATGGAACGTTGAAGTTACGGGCAACACGGTTAATGATGAACAGCAGGCCTATGTTGACTCGGCCGCTACCATTTATATGATTGATGGGAAAGACGAAGGGGCTACAAACGGCGCTTTAGTATTGAAGGCTCTTTATCAGCCTGGCTTTACCAGTAAGGAACAACGCAAATATGATTTTATTTCCGGCCGTATCAATACGCGTGCTAAAATGGAATTTACATATGGTACAGCCTCATGCCGGATGAAAATGGCCTCAGGTGCGGGTTTATGGCCGGCGTTCTGGGCGCTTGGCAACGGCAAATGGCCCGATTGCGGCGAAATTGACATCATGGAAACCGTGGGCGACTCAAGCTGGGTTAGTCATGCGCTTCATGGCCCCAACTATTTTGGTAATACCCCACTTGCAAAACGTGTATTTTTCCCGGCAGGTATTGACGTTACGCAATGGCACATTTATTCGGTTGATTGGTCGCCGGAGAGCCTTATTTTTAAAGTAGACGGCAAAGTTACCTACACCGTTACCAAGGCTATGGTTGAGAAATACGGGCGCTGGGCTTTCGATAACAAAAAATTCATCATTCTTAATTTCGCGTTAGGGGGCGGTTATCCGGGTGGCGTTAACAAGGTTACCAAGCCATATTATGGTATATCGGAAAGCTCGGTCAATAAAATAAAAGCAGGAGAAGCCAAAACTATTGTCGACTGGGTACTGGTAACTAAAACCGCGAATTAA
- a CDS encoding N(4)-(beta-N-acetylglucosaminyl)-L-asparaginase, translating into MYNRRKFIKLSAAGASLAALSQSAIAKTVISKPEGGYPIVISTWDFGIIANKGAWKVLSTGGRALDAIEAGARIPEAEDITNHTVGRTGLPDRDGHVTLDSCIMDEFGNCGSVAAMEDIAHPISVARLVMEKTPHVMLVGEGATQFAVEQGMKKEKLLTPESEKIWKEWLKKAQYSPVMNIENGGKPGNKYNHDTIGMLAIDAKGNISGGCTTSGMAFKLHGRVGDSPIIGAGLYVDNEVGGATSTGVGEEVIRNVGSFLVVELMRQGLSPEDACKEAVNRIIRKKPEIAKKIQVGFLAINKKGEYGAYAIQSGFSYAVCNAQQQDLLIPGKSYYK; encoded by the coding sequence ATGTACAACCGCCGTAAGTTCATCAAATTATCGGCTGCAGGTGCTTCACTTGCAGCGCTTTCTCAATCTGCTATAGCAAAAACTGTCATATCCAAGCCCGAGGGCGGTTATCCTATCGTTATCTCCACCTGGGATTTTGGTATCATTGCCAATAAAGGGGCATGGAAAGTATTATCAACAGGAGGCCGCGCCCTTGACGCCATTGAAGCCGGAGCACGCATCCCAGAAGCCGAAGACATCACCAACCACACGGTAGGCCGCACCGGTTTACCAGACCGTGACGGACACGTTACCCTCGACTCCTGTATTATGGACGAATTCGGGAACTGTGGCTCGGTAGCTGCCATGGAAGATATCGCCCACCCAATTTCGGTAGCCCGATTGGTGATGGAAAAAACCCCTCACGTAATGCTGGTTGGCGAAGGTGCAACCCAGTTTGCCGTTGAACAGGGCATGAAAAAAGAAAAACTTTTAACTCCTGAATCTGAAAAGATCTGGAAAGAATGGCTTAAAAAGGCCCAATACAGCCCCGTAATGAATATCGAAAACGGCGGCAAGCCTGGCAATAAATACAACCACGATACCATTGGCATGCTGGCTATTGATGCAAAAGGCAATATATCCGGAGGTTGTACTACCAGTGGCATGGCCTTTAAACTACATGGCCGCGTTGGTGACAGCCCTATCATTGGTGCGGGTTTATATGTAGATAATGAAGTTGGTGGCGCTACATCAACCGGGGTTGGTGAAGAAGTGATCCGTAATGTGGGCAGCTTTTTGGTTGTCGAACTAATGCGTCAGGGCTTATCACCTGAAGATGCCTGCAAAGAAGCTGTAAACCGCATTATCCGCAAAAAACCAGAAATAGCTAAGAAAATCCAGGTGGGCTTTTTAGCTATCAATAAAAAAGGCGAATATGGTGCTTATGCCATACAAAGCGGTTTTTCATACGCCGTTTGCAATGCACAACAACAAGACCTGTTAATACCAGGAAAGAGTTATTATAAATAA
- a CDS encoding TolB family protein, producing MNHLFTGYKTLQKLILPALLFSATLSNAQVFGGNPPSIKWKQVNTPPARVIFPAGLDSAGLRVANIVQQMNGLVKPTIGFKQKQISIVLQNQTTVANGYVGLAPFRSEFFLTPDQNSFEIGSLPWPQQLAVHEYRHVQQYNNFNVGLSRLLRIIFGEGGQALGNDLSVPNWFFEGDAVFNETLVSEQGRGRLPYFFTGYRALWAADKNYNYMKLRNGSYRDYVPDHYPLGYMMVAYGREKYGSELWKNVTHDAAAYRGGFYPFQWAVKKYTGESFQSFSNNGLSYFKQQFAEDDTQPVAERKRHFDANRQYPAFVNDSTIIYAETTYDHLPAFVIKTGNKEVKLSTRSYSLDSYFDYNNSKVVYTSYRPDLRWGYRNYSELMLLDAQTGQEHRITSKAKYFSPAFSADGKRIVAVQVDPSGKSQLHILDTAGKVQTEIPNPQGLFYTYPKFYGDDKLISAARDKEGKMGIAITEVATGKTGFLTPLSFRPIGFIAVKKDTLYFTQTDGKNDRLFVMMLNNRSILEMLPTGNYTGLGYYQPAVSDGKLAWVGFTADGYQINQANKKDLKWIAAGGDYTRYLPDLGITALRKDSAANLVAGIVNKPLPVTNYSKAHGLFNFHSIIPNISDPNYSFAITGENVLNTFQSELSFDYNTNEGYKQFGFDAIYGALFPYISAGADYTLDRRSFYKGQYVYWNETAVHGGLRVPLNFSEGKRITGLTFGSDLYFNSINFQQAYKNRFSDRAYSYLNNYISFSNQTQQAQKNIYPRFAQSIGVNYKSAVSGSGATQLLATGSFYFPGLFVNHNFVISLAHQQKGKDNVISFSNDFPFSKGYTAENLDNMNKVGLTYHLPIAYPDAGFGNLFYLLRLRAALFFDYTHANAANFFTDGSSFKQNFRSAGGTLYFDTKFFNQNSITFGIRYSRLLDEDFFGGTGRNRIELVLPVTFF from the coding sequence ATGAATCATCTGTTTACCGGTTATAAAACACTTCAAAAATTAATACTTCCTGCCCTGTTATTTTCTGCTACACTATCAAACGCGCAGGTGTTTGGTGGCAACCCGCCATCAATAAAGTGGAAACAGGTAAACACGCCGCCGGCCAGGGTAATATTTCCGGCAGGGTTGGATTCTGCGGGATTAAGAGTGGCCAATATTGTTCAGCAAATGAACGGTTTGGTGAAGCCAACCATCGGTTTTAAGCAAAAGCAGATTAGTATTGTATTGCAGAATCAAACTACCGTAGCCAATGGTTACGTGGGTTTAGCGCCCTTCAGGAGTGAGTTTTTTTTAACGCCCGATCAAAATAGCTTTGAAATAGGCAGTTTGCCATGGCCGCAGCAACTGGCCGTTCATGAGTACAGGCATGTGCAGCAATACAATAATTTTAATGTAGGACTTTCGCGCTTGCTCCGCATAATTTTTGGCGAGGGAGGGCAAGCCTTGGGTAACGACCTATCTGTACCTAACTGGTTTTTTGAAGGAGATGCCGTATTTAACGAAACCCTCGTGAGCGAACAGGGCAGGGGAAGGCTACCTTATTTCTTCACCGGCTATCGTGCGCTATGGGCTGCTGACAAGAATTATAACTACATGAAACTCCGCAATGGCTCATACCGCGATTATGTGCCCGATCATTATCCGCTTGGCTATATGATGGTGGCGTACGGTCGCGAAAAATATGGCAGCGAATTGTGGAAGAACGTGACGCACGATGCTGCAGCTTATCGGGGAGGGTTTTATCCTTTTCAATGGGCGGTAAAAAAATATACCGGCGAGAGTTTCCAATCTTTCTCAAATAATGGGCTCAGCTATTTTAAGCAACAATTTGCCGAAGATGATACCCAGCCCGTTGCCGAACGCAAAAGGCATTTTGATGCCAACAGGCAGTACCCGGCGTTTGTGAACGACAGCACAATTATTTACGCCGAAACTACCTATGATCACTTGCCAGCTTTTGTTATCAAAACCGGTAATAAGGAAGTAAAACTCAGCACCCGTTCTTATTCGTTGGATAGCTATTTTGATTATAACAACAGTAAAGTTGTTTATACATCGTACCGGCCCGATTTGCGCTGGGGTTATCGTAACTACAGCGAGTTGATGCTACTTGATGCGCAAACAGGACAGGAGCATCGTATCACTTCAAAAGCAAAATACTTTTCGCCCGCTTTCAGTGCTGATGGTAAACGTATAGTTGCCGTGCAGGTTGATCCATCTGGTAAAAGCCAGCTCCATATTTTAGATACCGCAGGAAAAGTACAAACAGAAATTCCGAACCCTCAGGGACTGTTTTATACTTATCCAAAGTTTTATGGCGATGATAAATTGATCTCGGCAGCCCGCGATAAGGAAGGAAAGATGGGTATCGCCATTACAGAGGTTGCTACTGGTAAAACAGGATTTTTAACGCCGCTAAGTTTCCGCCCGATAGGTTTTATCGCCGTAAAAAAAGATACATTGTACTTCACCCAAACCGATGGCAAAAACGACCGCCTGTTTGTGATGATGCTTAATAATAGAAGCATTCTTGAGATGCTGCCTACCGGTAATTATACGGGATTAGGCTATTATCAACCAGCGGTAAGTGATGGTAAACTGGCCTGGGTTGGCTTTACTGCCGATGGTTACCAAATAAATCAGGCTAATAAAAAAGATCTGAAATGGATAGCCGCCGGAGGTGATTATACGCGTTATCTGCCCGATCTGGGTATCACGGCGCTAAGAAAAGATTCGGCCGCTAACCTGGTTGCAGGTATTGTTAATAAACCATTGCCTGTTACCAATTATTCAAAAGCGCATGGTTTGTTTAACTTTCACAGCATTATACCTAATATCAGCGACCCTAATTATTCGTTCGCTATCACAGGCGAAAACGTGCTGAACACTTTTCAATCCGAGCTGTCTTTTGATTATAACACCAATGAGGGATATAAGCAGTTTGGCTTTGATGCCATTTATGGCGCATTATTCCCCTATATTTCTGCAGGGGCAGACTACACGCTTGACAGAAGAAGTTTTTACAAAGGGCAATACGTTTACTGGAACGAAACCGCTGTGCATGGCGGTTTGCGAGTACCGTTGAACTTTAGCGAGGGTAAGCGTATAACAGGTCTTACTTTTGGCAGCGACCTGTATTTTAACAGTATAAATTTTCAGCAGGCTTACAAAAACAGGTTTTCTGACAGGGCATACAGTTATCTGAATAACTATATCAGTTTTAGTAACCAAACTCAACAGGCACAAAAAAATATCTATCCCCGGTTTGCGCAAAGCATTGGCGTTAACTATAAATCGGCAGTATCAGGCTCCGGCGCAACACAGTTGTTAGCTACAGGAAGCTTTTATTTCCCCGGTTTATTTGTGAACCACAACTTCGTGATTAGTCTGGCCCATCAGCAAAAGGGGAAAGATAATGTAATCAGTTTTTCTAATGATTTCCCGTTTTCAAAAGGATATACTGCCGAAAATCTCGACAATATGAACAAGGTAGGGTTAACCTACCACTTACCTATAGCTTACCCCGATGCCGGTTTTGGTAATCTTTTTTACCTGTTACGACTGCGCGCGGCCTTGTTTTTTGATTATACCCATGCTAATGCCGCTAACTTTTTTACCGATGGTAGCAGCTTTAAACAAAATTTCCGCTCGGCAGGTGGCACACTGTATTTCGATACCAAATTCTTTAATCAAAACAGTATCACATTCGGTATCAGGTACAGCAGGTTACTGGATGAGGATTTCTTTGGCGGGACAGGCCGCAACAGGATTGAATTAGTGCTGCCGGTGACGTTTTTTTAA
- a CDS encoding metallophosphoesterase — protein MHSSGFLKVLAIIAVISLLFDWYVHSGLKTLTADWQSNLWRSIVLWGYLIISIGVTVLFLLGFGAFSTANGMRPFHEWMLSLFLTFFITKLVFIIILSLGDLGRFFVGIFNKITGSGSVSGQSAFPGRRKFISEIAVLVAAVPFTSFFYAMFKGKYDYKLHKTTLYFEDLPEAFDGFTITQLSDIHSGSFDNTEAMQRGIDLAKAQKSDLFVFTGDLVNNAASEIEPYIDRFGQIKAPYGQFSILGNHDYGDYIVWNSEQEKAANLDKLKQHHKALGYRLLLDENVTIEKGGQTISLIGIQNWGRGFIQVGDLNKAMQDVPKDAFKILLSHDPTHWEEQVRYNPTTIHLTLSGHTHGAQFGVEIPGFRWSPVKYRYLDWAGLANEKNRYLYVNRGFGFLAFSGRLGIWPEVTVIELKKKIA, from the coding sequence ATGCACAGTAGTGGCTTTTTAAAAGTACTTGCAATTATTGCGGTTATCAGTTTATTGTTTGACTGGTATGTTCACTCAGGTTTGAAAACCTTAACTGCCGATTGGCAATCAAACCTGTGGCGAAGCATTGTTTTATGGGGATATTTAATCATTTCGATAGGTGTAACCGTTTTGTTTTTATTGGGTTTTGGCGCCTTTAGTACGGCAAACGGTATGCGCCCTTTTCACGAGTGGATGCTGAGCCTGTTCCTTACCTTTTTTATTACCAAACTGGTTTTTATAATTATACTTTCCCTTGGTGATCTGGGGCGTTTCTTCGTCGGGATTTTCAATAAGATCACCGGTTCTGGAAGTGTTAGCGGGCAATCAGCTTTCCCTGGCAGACGTAAATTTATCAGCGAGATAGCGGTGCTTGTAGCTGCCGTGCCATTTACCTCGTTCTTTTATGCCATGTTTAAAGGTAAATACGATTATAAGCTGCATAAAACCACACTTTATTTTGAAGATCTGCCGGAAGCCTTCGACGGATTTACCATAACGCAACTCTCGGATATCCATTCGGGCAGTTTTGACAATACAGAGGCGATGCAGCGTGGTATCGATCTGGCAAAAGCTCAAAAAAGTGACCTGTTTGTTTTTACAGGTGACCTTGTGAATAACGCGGCTTCAGAAATAGAGCCTTACATTGATAGGTTTGGACAGATCAAGGCCCCCTACGGGCAGTTTTCTATTTTAGGGAACCATGATTATGGCGATTATATCGTATGGAACAGCGAACAGGAGAAAGCTGCCAACCTGGATAAGCTTAAGCAACACCATAAAGCGTTAGGTTATCGCTTATTGCTGGATGAGAATGTAACTATCGAGAAAGGGGGGCAAACTATCTCGCTCATCGGGATCCAGAACTGGGGTAGGGGTTTTATACAGGTAGGAGATCTGAATAAAGCAATGCAGGATGTACCCAAAGATGCTTTTAAAATACTGTTGTCGCATGATCCTACCCACTGGGAAGAGCAGGTGCGGTATAATCCAACCACCATTCATCTCACACTCTCGGGACATACCCACGGGGCGCAGTTTGGTGTAGAGATCCCAGGTTTTAGATGGAGCCCTGTAAAATACCGTTATCTTGATTGGGCAGGTCTTGCCAACGAAAAGAACCGGTATCTGTATGTTAACCGTGGTTTCGGTTTTCTGGCATTTTCTGGACGATTGGGTATCTGGCCGGAGGTTACCGTTATTGAGTTAAAGAAGAAGATTGCATAA
- a CDS encoding copper homeostasis protein CutC, which yields MQPVSLEVCANSVTSALAAQEGGAVRVELCENLKEGGTTPSHGTILMARSLLHIKLYVLIRPRGGDFLYNDMEYQLMMADIRYCIDAGCDGIVIGILNEDGAIDIERCTEMVRLARQWGLGVTFHRAFDMCADQHKALEEIIEMGCERVLTSGGKSTAIEGASNLNRLVEQAGDRISIMPGSGVSEANVADLIHFTGAKEVHSSARIKVPSKMKFHNDHIMMSAEAGDEYSIDVTGVDRVKELIRLANG from the coding sequence ATGCAACCCGTATCGCTCGAAGTTTGTGCTAATTCGGTTACATCGGCCCTGGCGGCCCAGGAGGGAGGCGCTGTACGTGTTGAACTTTGTGAAAATTTAAAGGAAGGTGGCACCACCCCATCGCACGGTACCATATTAATGGCCCGTAGCCTGCTCCATATTAAGTTGTATGTGCTTATTCGCCCCCGTGGAGGTGATTTTTTGTACAATGATATGGAGTATCAGCTCATGATGGCCGACATCAGGTATTGTATTGATGCCGGATGCGACGGCATTGTGATCGGTATACTTAATGAAGATGGCGCCATAGATATAGAACGCTGCACCGAAATGGTACGCCTTGCCCGTCAATGGGGACTTGGCGTAACCTTTCATCGTGCTTTTGATATGTGCGCTGATCAGCATAAAGCCCTTGAAGAGATTATTGAAATGGGCTGTGAACGTGTCCTGACATCGGGCGGTAAAAGTACAGCTATTGAAGGTGCAAGCAACTTAAACCGACTTGTTGAACAAGCCGGAGACCGGATCAGCATCATGCCGGGCAGCGGTGTAAGTGAAGCCAATGTGGCCGATCTGATCCATTTTACCGGGGCAAAAGAAGTTCATTCGTCTGCCCGGATCAAAGTGCCCAGCAAAATGAAATTCCACAACGATCATATTATGATGAGCGCCGAAGCAGGCGATGAATACAGTATTGATGTAACAGGCGTTGACCGGGTTAAGGAATTGATAAGACTGGCGAACGGCTAA